In one window of Ruminococcus hominis DNA:
- a CDS encoding substrate-binding domain-containing protein — MKKRIFTILMAVMMITLLLAGCKKTAGTPQDNTTKETEEAKAKEAQEEAQEEEEAGLLFGYSCINLDNPYFQALEKAIETSIGEDVRIVSMGAENDAQKQNQQIQEMIDMGVDAVFLSPVDWEQIESALEALKEAGIPVINLDTQVKNSDLTAAFIGSDNKNAGYVCGKDLKEKCPDGGKILIFENKGINSVNERITGFEQAISNAGFEVLNRVDVNGEKKKAYEQMKSFLKQYPEINAVMCGTDEVALGVLQAVNEAGRKDIYIYGADGCPEAKEEIAKEGSAFVGTGAQSPINIGKDAAKTVMAVLEDKDYEEEIREETFIINKDNVELYGTNGWQ; from the coding sequence TTGAAGAAACGTATATTTACGATATTGATGGCAGTTATGATGATAACATTACTTTTAGCAGGTTGTAAAAAAACTGCAGGAACACCACAGGATAATACAACAAAAGAGACAGAAGAGGCAAAGGCAAAAGAAGCTCAGGAAGAAGCACAAGAAGAGGAAGAAGCAGGGCTTCTGTTTGGATATAGTTGTATCAATTTAGATAATCCATATTTCCAGGCACTGGAAAAGGCGATAGAGACATCTATCGGAGAAGATGTTCGAATTGTGTCTATGGGAGCTGAGAACGATGCTCAGAAACAGAATCAGCAGATACAGGAAATGATTGATATGGGAGTAGATGCAGTATTTTTGAGCCCGGTAGACTGGGAACAGATTGAGAGTGCACTGGAAGCATTGAAAGAAGCAGGCATTCCGGTTATCAATCTGGATACACAGGTGAAAAACTCTGATCTTACGGCAGCATTTATAGGATCAGATAATAAAAATGCAGGATATGTGTGCGGAAAAGATTTGAAGGAAAAATGTCCGGATGGAGGAAAAATCCTGATTTTTGAAAATAAGGGTATCAACTCTGTAAATGAACGAATTACAGGATTTGAACAAGCTATTTCCAATGCGGGATTTGAAGTGTTGAATCGTGTTGATGTGAATGGAGAAAAGAAAAAAGCATATGAACAGATGAAGAGTTTTTTGAAACAATATCCGGAAATCAATGCAGTCATGTGTGGAACGGATGAAGTTGCATTGGGAGTACTTCAGGCGGTGAATGAGGCAGGACGTAAGGATATTTATATTTATGGAGCTGACGGCTGTCCGGAAGCAAAGGAAGAAATTGCAAAAGAAGGAAGTGCATTTGTGGGAACAGGAGCACAGTCACCGATTAATATCGGAAAAGATGCTGCAAAAACAGTTATGGCAGTACTGGAAGATAAAGATTATGAAGAAGAGATACGAGAGGAAACATTTATCATTAATAAAGATAATGTAGAACTATATGGAACAAATGGCTGGCAGTAG
- a CDS encoding alpha-amylase family glycosyl hydrolase translates to MRRVEGTPQPLGATSYPDYTNFAVSVPTGKTCRLLIYQKGKAEPVQAFDMLEEEGLGEVRYLGLEGFRADRQEYNFEIDKQVCIDPYVREVSRTKRFGEKPNPQKHEIRGRVPETAYDWEQDHHLKLPLNEVIAYSLHIRGFTKHSSSKVKHKGTFLGVIEKIPYLKSLGVNQIQCMPIYEFSEIVGHKTNYWGYGKGYYFAPKPSYSASGHACRELKDMVKACHKAGIEVVVEMPFTPEILPQMAIECLKYYMLEYHIDGFVLNPYNAPWESMKQDPLLKGIKLIQKDDGFQNVMRRFLKGDEGMIPDVIWAIKHNSSEDNKYNYVTNQTGFTLQDLVSYDAKHNEENGENNQDGPDYNYSWNCGAEGPSRKKAIVELRKKQIRNAMMLLLLSQGTPCLLAGDEFGNTQKGNNNVYCQDNETAWLNWNKKKMNEALFEYVRTLIQFRKEHTSLHKEMPLLGMDKTACGLPDISFHGELAWQTPAAVYSRQLGVLYCDNEAKQDTCYIAYNMHWLKHTFALPSLPKGKKWYRVMDTAAEVCDEKLEEMQKAVRLDERSIVVLCGK, encoded by the coding sequence ATGAGGAGAGTGGAAGGAACACCACAGCCACTGGGGGCAACATCGTACCCTGATTATACAAATTTTGCGGTATCAGTACCGACAGGAAAAACATGTCGTTTATTGATCTATCAGAAAGGAAAAGCAGAACCGGTACAAGCATTTGATATGTTGGAAGAAGAGGGTCTTGGAGAAGTGCGATATCTTGGTCTGGAAGGATTTCGTGCAGACAGACAGGAATACAATTTTGAAATAGATAAACAGGTTTGTATAGATCCTTATGTAAGAGAAGTTTCGCGAACAAAACGTTTTGGAGAAAAACCAAATCCGCAGAAACACGAAATCCGTGGGCGGGTTCCGGAAACAGCGTATGACTGGGAACAAGATCATCATTTAAAATTACCATTGAATGAAGTGATAGCATATAGTTTACATATAAGAGGATTTACAAAACACAGCTCATCAAAGGTAAAACACAAAGGTACATTTTTAGGAGTAATCGAGAAGATACCGTATTTGAAGTCTCTTGGCGTAAATCAAATTCAGTGTATGCCGATTTATGAGTTTTCAGAGATTGTCGGACATAAGACAAATTACTGGGGATATGGAAAGGGATATTATTTTGCTCCAAAGCCGTCTTACAGTGCTTCAGGGCATGCGTGTCGTGAATTGAAGGATATGGTGAAAGCATGTCATAAAGCAGGTATTGAAGTGGTGGTAGAGATGCCATTTACACCGGAGATACTGCCGCAGATGGCAATTGAATGTCTGAAATATTATATGCTGGAATATCATATAGATGGGTTTGTACTCAATCCATATAATGCTCCGTGGGAAAGTATGAAGCAAGATCCTCTTTTAAAAGGAATTAAGCTGATCCAAAAAGACGATGGATTCCAAAATGTGATGCGTCGCTTTTTAAAGGGAGATGAGGGGATGATCCCAGATGTTATCTGGGCGATCAAACACAATTCCAGTGAAGATAATAAGTATAATTATGTGACGAACCAGACAGGCTTTACTCTTCAGGATCTTGTATCATATGATGCAAAACATAATGAAGAAAATGGAGAAAATAACCAGGATGGACCAGATTATAACTATAGCTGGAACTGCGGAGCAGAAGGTCCAAGCAGGAAAAAGGCAATTGTAGAATTACGAAAAAAACAAATCCGCAATGCTATGATGTTGTTATTGTTATCTCAGGGGACACCATGCCTGCTTGCAGGAGATGAGTTTGGCAATACCCAGAAGGGAAACAATAACGTGTATTGTCAGGATAATGAGACGGCGTGGCTGAATTGGAATAAGAAAAAGATGAATGAAGCATTGTTTGAATATGTGAGAACATTGATTCAATTTAGAAAAGAACATACTTCTCTTCATAAAGAAATGCCATTGCTAGGTATGGATAAGACCGCATGTGGGCTTCCTGACATTTCATTTCACGGAGAACTGGCATGGCAGACACCGGCAGCTGTTTATAGCAGACAGCTTGGCGTATTGTATTGTGATAATGAAGCAAAGCAGGATACTTGTTATATAGCCTACAATATGCACTGGTTAAAGCATACATTCGCATTGCCATCCTTGCCGAAAGGGAAAAAATGGTATCGAGTTATGGATACGGCAGCAGAAGTGTGTGATGAAAAACTGGAAGAAATGCAGAAGGCAGTTCGGCTTGATGAGAGAAGTATCGTAGTATTGTGTGGGAAATAA
- a CDS encoding DUF5662 family protein — translation MKAVQHFRTITKHKILVMKECFRVGLYRQGLLHDMSKYGWTEFRVGCKYYQGTRSPNNAERETLGYSSAWLHHKGRNKHHYEYWIDYGLDGKKALIGMKMPKNYVVEMVLDRIAASKVYKGDAYKDSDPLEYFTHGGTDGYVMHEDTKALLEKLLRMLADKGEAETFEYIKKVVLKDKNFSY, via the coding sequence TTGAAAGCAGTGCAACATTTTCGAACAATTACAAAACACAAAATATTGGTTATGAAAGAGTGTTTTCGCGTAGGCTTATATCGACAGGGATTATTGCATGATATGTCAAAATATGGCTGGACAGAATTCAGAGTAGGATGTAAGTATTATCAGGGCACTAGAAGTCCGAATAATGCGGAAAGAGAAACTCTCGGTTATTCTTCAGCCTGGCTTCATCATAAAGGAAGAAATAAGCATCATTATGAATATTGGATCGATTACGGACTTGATGGGAAGAAAGCTCTGATCGGTATGAAGATGCCAAAAAATTATGTGGTGGAGATGGTACTGGATCGCATTGCAGCAAGCAAGGTGTATAAAGGAGATGCATACAAAGATTCTGATCCGTTGGAATATTTTACACATGGCGGAACAGATGGATATGTGATGCATGAAGACACAAAAGCACTTTTGGAAAAATTGCTTCGGATGTTGGCAGACAAAGGAGAAGCAGAAACATTTGAATATATCAAAAAAGTTGTGCTGAAGGATAAAAATTTCTCATATTAG
- a CDS encoding histidine phosphatase family protein — protein sequence MLIYIVRHGETDWNKEHKVQGAVDIPLNKYGIHLAEETADGLENIRFDAAYSSPLSRAKKTAEVILKGRNIKIKEDKRIQEICFGAYEGMCIGGEKMDPKSGEFNKFFVDTENYVPIDGGETVPQLMKRTGEFLRELCENKELSQKNVLITTHGAAMTALLNNIKENFDVAAFWKNGVPANCAVTIVDVKEGKPEIIKENVIYYKEQVRTWKVGK from the coding sequence ATGCTGATTTATATTGTACGACATGGAGAGACAGATTGGAACAAAGAGCATAAAGTACAGGGGGCTGTCGATATTCCGTTAAATAAATATGGAATCCATCTCGCAGAAGAGACGGCGGACGGCTTGGAGAATATCAGATTTGATGCAGCATATTCCAGTCCGCTTAGCAGAGCAAAAAAGACTGCGGAAGTGATTTTGAAAGGACGTAATATAAAAATAAAAGAAGATAAACGAATACAGGAAATTTGTTTCGGCGCTTATGAAGGTATGTGCATAGGCGGGGAAAAGATGGATCCGAAAAGTGGTGAGTTTAATAAATTTTTTGTGGATACTGAAAATTATGTTCCTATAGATGGCGGAGAAACTGTACCACAGTTGATGAAAAGGACAGGAGAGTTTTTGCGTGAGCTGTGTGAAAATAAGGAACTATCTCAGAAGAATGTTCTGATTACTACACATGGTGCTGCGATGACGGCATTATTAAACAATATCAAAGAAAATTTTGATGTGGCGGCATTTTGGAAAAATGGAGTTCCGGCAAACTGTGCAGTTACAATTGTAGATGTGAAGGAAGGAAAACCGGAAATTATAAAAGAAAATGTAATTTATTATAAAGAACAGGTTCGCACCTGGAAAGTAGGAAAATAA
- a CDS encoding ABC-F family ATP-binding cassette domain-containing protein, which yields MISANNVTLRVGKKALFEDVNIKFTEGNCYGMIGANGAGKSTFLKILSGQIEPTNGEIVITPGQRLSFLQQDHFKYDDYLVLDTVIMGNARLYEIMKEKEEIYAKEDFTDEDGIKASELEAEFATMDGWNAESDAATLLNGLGIDTDLHYKYLRDLTGAEKVKVLLAQALFGNPDILLLDEPTNHLDLDAIAWLEEFLINFENTVIVVSHDRYFLNKVCTQIADIDYGKIQLYAGNYDFWYESSQLLIRQMKEANKKKEEKIKELQDFISRFSANASKSKQATSRKRALEKIELDEIKPSSRKYPYIDFRPNREIGNEVLSVEGISKTIDGVKILDNISFTLNHDDKVAFVGSNELAKTVLFKILIGEMEPDEGVYKWGITTSQAYFPKDFGGEFDNDYTITEWLTQYSENKDATYVRGFLGRMLFAGDDGVKRLKVLSGGEKVRCLLSKMMISGANVLLLDEPTNHLDMESITALNNGMIKFPGVLLFTSRDHQIVQTTANRIMEIVPGGKLIDKITTYDEYLENDEMARKRQTYTVDKEDDED from the coding sequence ATGATTAGTGCAAACAACGTAACACTGCGCGTCGGGAAGAAAGCGCTGTTTGAAGATGTTAATATCAAATTTACTGAAGGAAACTGTTATGGAATGATTGGTGCCAACGGTGCCGGAAAATCTACATTCTTAAAAATTCTTTCCGGACAGATTGAACCAACAAACGGAGAAATCGTAATCACTCCGGGACAGAGACTTTCTTTCCTGCAGCAGGATCATTTCAAATATGACGATTATCTTGTATTAGATACCGTTATTATGGGGAATGCCCGTCTGTATGAAATTATGAAGGAAAAAGAAGAAATTTATGCCAAAGAAGATTTCACAGATGAAGATGGTATCAAAGCCAGCGAACTGGAAGCAGAATTCGCTACTATGGACGGATGGAATGCAGAATCTGATGCTGCTACATTATTGAACGGACTCGGTATTGATACTGATTTACATTATAAATATCTTCGTGACCTGACAGGTGCTGAAAAAGTGAAAGTTCTGCTTGCTCAGGCTTTGTTCGGTAATCCGGATATTCTGCTTCTCGACGAGCCTACTAACCATTTGGACCTGGATGCGATTGCCTGGCTTGAAGAGTTTTTGATCAACTTCGAGAACACAGTTATTGTTGTATCCCATGACCGTTATTTCTTAAATAAAGTCTGTACACAGATTGCCGATATTGATTATGGTAAAATCCAGTTATATGCCGGTAACTATGATTTCTGGTATGAGTCCAGTCAGCTTTTGATCCGTCAGATGAAAGAAGCAAACAAAAAGAAAGAAGAAAAGATTAAAGAATTACAGGATTTCATTTCTCGATTCAGTGCCAATGCTTCTAAATCCAAACAGGCTACTTCAAGAAAACGTGCTCTTGAAAAAATCGAACTGGATGAGATCAAACCTTCCAGCAGAAAATATCCTTATATTGATTTCCGACCAAATCGTGAGATTGGTAATGAAGTATTATCTGTTGAAGGAATTTCAAAAACAATTGATGGTGTAAAAATTTTGGATAACATTTCCTTTACTCTAAATCATGATGACAAAGTTGCCTTTGTCGGAAGCAACGAGCTTGCAAAGACAGTTCTGTTTAAAATTCTGATTGGTGAGATGGAACCGGACGAAGGTGTTTATAAGTGGGGAATCACAACTTCTCAGGCATATTTTCCAAAAGATTTTGGCGGAGAATTCGATAATGATTATACAATCACAGAGTGGCTGACACAGTATTCAGAAAACAAAGATGCTACTTATGTCAGAGGATTCCTTGGTCGTATGCTCTTTGCCGGAGATGATGGTGTAAAACGTCTGAAAGTTTTATCCGGTGGTGAGAAAGTTCGTTGTCTTTTATCTAAGATGATGATTTCCGGTGCTAATGTATTACTCTTAGATGAGCCTACTAACCATTTAGATATGGAGTCTATCACTGCACTCAACAACGGTATGATCAAATTCCCTGGTGTTCTCTTATTTACATCTCGTGACCACCAGATTGTACAGACAACAGCTAATCGTATCATGGAGATTGTTCCTGGCGGAAAACTGATCGATAAGATCACAACTTACGATGAGTATCTTGAAAATGACGAGATGGCAAGAAAGAGACAGACTTATACTGTAGATAAAGAAGACGACGAAGATTAA